A region from the Alnus glutinosa chromosome 5, dhAlnGlut1.1, whole genome shotgun sequence genome encodes:
- the LOC133867753 gene encoding photosystem I reaction center subunit psaK, chloroplastic yields the protein MATTVVTSLPQYNGLSPKVSAAAAPVRSLAAVQPMRRKGKGALGARCDFIGSPTNLIMVTSTTLMLFAGRFGLAPSANRKSTAGLRLEVRDSGLQTGDPAGFTLADTLACGSVGHIIGVGVVLGLKNIGAL from the exons ATGGCAACAACTGTCGTGACTTCTCTCCCACAATACAATGGGCTGAGTCCCAAAGTTTCAGCAGCAGCAGCTCCTGTTCGAAGTCTG GCAGCAGTTCAACCAATGAGGCGTAAGGGAAAGGGGGCCTTGGGTGCTCGCTGCGACTTCATTGGTTCACCCACAAACTTG ATAATGGTGACTTCTACAACCCTGATGCTGTTTGCCGGAAGGTTTGGGTTGGCACCATCGGCAAACCGGAAGTCGACGGCGGGACTAAGGCTTGAAGTGAGGGACTCAGGGCTGCAGACCGGTGACCCAGCTGGCTTCACTCTTGCAGATACCTTGGCATGTGGGAGTGTGGGTCACATTATTGGGGTTGGGGTTGTTCTTGGCCTTAAGAACATTGGTGCACTGTAA
- the LOC133869125 gene encoding protein neprosin-like — MAARVDLIVFFLCFLHLSNNLVEADWGLSLKEELKFQKRLINLKKSAIKSIQMKHKLFVEGMRAKRNLPLNIGLKGAGCPYGTIPIIRINKDDLARAKKFSTIYSSNIDEEPGHHYAILRTKADPNRKLIGIESYFSMYNAKGITGSQYSEFRMTFSNGFDTIKTGLTIDGRTQCFNQHCPGYVQINSQIPLGWAIENTSVVGGEQFAIKLRINKEIRGGPNSTKFVWTLYFEEDNSVVGFWPPSLFGKLSEFGNQADWGGEVYSPLDQPSPPMGTGLPPAYWRTSGYTAHSRRIAAAYENAKFHFVNPTDTEVYASNPHAYNIRDLGYYNEYFGRFICYDGPGGIKGP; from the exons ATGGCGGCAAGGGTGGACTTAATAGTTTTCTTCCTGTGCTTTCTCCATCTTAGCAACAATCTGGTTGAAGCGGATTGGGGATTATCTTTAAAGGAAGAATTGAAATTCCAGAAGCGACTTATAAATCTTAAGAAGTCTGCAATTAAAAGCATTCAA ATGAAACATAAGTTGTTTGTAGAAGGAATGAGAGCCAAAAGGAATTTACCATTAAATATTGGGCTGAAAGGTGCAGGTTGTCCTTATGGAACAATTCCTATAATAAGAATCAATAAAGACGACTTGGCAAGAGCCAAAAAGTTTTCAACaatatattcttcaaatatAGATGAAGAACCTGGACATCAt TATGCAATACTTCGGACAAAAGCTGACCCCAATAGGAAgctgattggaattgaatcatATTTTAGCATGTATAATGCAAAAGGAATCACTGGATCTCAGTATAGTGAATTCCGGATGACATTTTCAAATGGTTTTGACACCATAAAAACAGGTTTAACG ATTGATGGAAGAACACAGTGTTTCAATCAACATTGTCCTGGATATGTgcaaataaattctcaaataCCTCTAGGTTGGGCGATAGAAAACACATCTGTTGTAGGTGGAGAGCAATTTGCCATTAAATTGCGaatcaataag GAAATACGTGGCGGGccaaattcaacaaaatttgtttGGACATTATACTTTGAGGAAGACAACTCTGTAGTTGGTTTTTGGCCCCCATCATTATTTGGCAAATTGAGTGAGTTTGGCAATCAAGCTGATTGGGGAGGAGAAGTTTATAGTCCACTAGACCAGCCTAGCCCCCCTATGGGTACTGGGCTTCCTCCTGCATACTGGAGGACATCTGGATATACCGCTCATAGTCGACGAATTGCAGCTGCGTATGAGAATGCAAAGTTTCATTTTGTCAATCCAACTGATACAGAGGTGTATGCATCTAATCCACATGCATACAATATTCGAGATTTAGGATATTACAACGAATATTTTGGTCGTTTTATTTGTTATGATGGTCCTGGTGGAATCAAAGGACCTTGA
- the LOC133869197 gene encoding uncharacterized protein LOC133869197 isoform X1: MGTRRFASCNSGPRYVQVLQDKIILPQILMPMNEVIFGNGERACNSLEMECMEAPIFLENECALLRDAFGWVESLLLIVHLKCHYFSWLSNFLPTKKIQVVFLAVLVNDFLELEIRNVSFVILKLWNHKL; encoded by the exons ATGGGCACCCGGAGATTTGCCTCATGTAACTCTGGGCCACGCTATGTGCAAGTTCTG CAGGACAAAATCATATTGCCTCAGATTTTGATGCCGATGAATGAG GTTATCTTTGGAAATGGAGAGCGTGCGTGCAATTCTCTGGAAATGGAATGCATGGAAGCTCCAATTTTCTTGGAAAATGAATGTGCTCTATTACGGGATGCTTTTGGGTGGGTTGAGTCTCTTCTTCTCATTGTTCATCTTAAATGTCATTATTTCAGTTGGTTGTCAAACTTTTTACCTACGAAAAAAATTCAGGTTGTTTTCTTGGCTGTTCTTGTTAATGATTTTCTGGAACTAGAAATAAGGAATGTTAGCTTTGTTATTCTGAAACTGTGGAACCATAAATTATAG
- the LOC133869197 gene encoding uncharacterized protein LOC133869197 isoform X2 gives MGTRRFASCNSGPRYVQVLDKIILPQILMPMNEVIFGNGERACNSLEMECMEAPIFLENECALLRDAFGWVESLLLIVHLKCHYFSWLSNFLPTKKIQVVFLAVLVNDFLELEIRNVSFVILKLWNHKL, from the exons ATGGGCACCCGGAGATTTGCCTCATGTAACTCTGGGCCACGCTATGTGCAAGTTCTG GACAAAATCATATTGCCTCAGATTTTGATGCCGATGAATGAG GTTATCTTTGGAAATGGAGAGCGTGCGTGCAATTCTCTGGAAATGGAATGCATGGAAGCTCCAATTTTCTTGGAAAATGAATGTGCTCTATTACGGGATGCTTTTGGGTGGGTTGAGTCTCTTCTTCTCATTGTTCATCTTAAATGTCATTATTTCAGTTGGTTGTCAAACTTTTTACCTACGAAAAAAATTCAGGTTGTTTTCTTGGCTGTTCTTGTTAATGATTTTCTGGAACTAGAAATAAGGAATGTTAGCTTTGTTATTCTGAAACTGTGGAACCATAAATTATAG
- the LOC133869197 gene encoding uncharacterized protein LOC133869197 isoform X3 → MGTRRFASCNSGPRYVQVLQDKIILPQILMPMNEVIFGNGERACNSLEMECMEAPIFLENECALLRDAFGFAKAIT, encoded by the exons ATGGGCACCCGGAGATTTGCCTCATGTAACTCTGGGCCACGCTATGTGCAAGTTCTG CAGGACAAAATCATATTGCCTCAGATTTTGATGCCGATGAATGAG GTTATCTTTGGAAATGGAGAGCGTGCGTGCAATTCTCTGGAAATGGAATGCATGGAAGCTCCAATTTTCTTGGAAAATGAATGTGCTCTATTACGGGATGCTTTTGG